A portion of the Thermoflexus hugenholtzii JAD2 genome contains these proteins:
- a CDS encoding glucose-1-phosphate thymidylyltransferase → MKALILSGGKGTRLYPLTFTSAKQLLPIANKPVLFRVIETVRDAGITDVGIVVGDTAPEVMAAVGDGSRWGVRVTYIRQEAPLGLAHAVKISRDYLGQTPFVMFLGDNVIQGGIRHLVRMFLESEYDAQIVLKEVPDPQHYGVAELENGRIVRLVEKPREPRSNLALVGIYLFRPPIFEAVEAIRPSWRGELEITDAIQYLVEKGYKVYPYIHTGWWIDTGKPIDLLAANSLVLEELEPRVEGYVDRDSALEGKVVIERGAEIINSRIRGPAIIGEHTRIINSYIGPFTSIYHHCEIINSEIEHSIVLEHCRIEDIPRIADSLIGRRVVITHSPMKPRAYKFTLGDYSQVGIL, encoded by the coding sequence ATCAAAGCGCTGATCCTGAGCGGGGGGAAGGGGACCCGCCTTTACCCCCTGACCTTCACCAGCGCCAAGCAGCTGCTCCCCATCGCCAACAAGCCGGTGCTCTTCCGAGTGATCGAGACGGTGAGAGACGCGGGGATCACCGACGTCGGGATCGTGGTGGGGGACACCGCCCCCGAGGTGATGGCGGCGGTGGGGGATGGGAGCCGCTGGGGCGTGCGGGTCACCTACATCCGCCAGGAGGCGCCCCTGGGCCTGGCCCACGCGGTGAAGATCTCCCGGGATTACCTGGGCCAGACCCCCTTCGTGATGTTTTTGGGCGACAACGTCATCCAGGGCGGGATCCGCCACCTGGTGCGGATGTTCCTGGAGAGCGAATACGACGCCCAGATCGTCCTCAAGGAGGTCCCGGACCCTCAGCACTACGGCGTGGCGGAGCTGGAAAACGGGCGCATCGTCCGGCTGGTAGAGAAGCCCCGGGAGCCCCGCAGCAACCTGGCCCTGGTGGGGATCTATCTGTTCCGGCCGCCGATCTTCGAGGCCGTCGAGGCCATCCGCCCCAGCTGGCGGGGCGAGCTGGAGATCACCGACGCCATCCAGTATCTGGTGGAGAAGGGCTACAAGGTCTATCCGTATATCCACACGGGGTGGTGGATCGACACGGGCAAGCCCATCGACCTGCTGGCGGCCAACAGCCTGGTGCTGGAGGAGCTGGAGCCGCGGGTGGAGGGCTATGTGGATCGGGACTCGGCCCTGGAGGGGAAGGTGGTGATCGAGCGGGGGGCGGAGATCATCAACAGCCGCATCCGCGGACCGGCCATCATCGGCGAGCACACCCGCATCATCAACAGCTACATCGGCCCCTTCACCAGCATCTATCATCACTGCGAGATCATCAACAGCGAGATCGAGCACAGCATCGTCCTGGAGCACTGCCGCATCGAGGACATCCCCCGCATCGCCGACAGCCTGATCGGCCGGCGGGTGGTGATCACCCACTCCCCCATGAAGCCCCGGGCCTATAAGTTCACCCTGGGGGACTACAGTCAGGTGGGGATTCTTTGA
- a CDS encoding CpsD/CapB family tyrosine-protein kinase — protein MERSLPQPVAEAYRILRMNLEALRLEHPLQALLLAPASPGEAADAVAAHLAIAFAEAGRQTLLVDADLERPGLHRRFGLSPASGLAALIGEGGGSIDASLMATGVPGLWLLPAGAAEPPPAALPARRAGELVQALRRRAERILICAPAPQRSSRTLALAEHCDGALLVVRARRTHRADLLRAREALERLHVPVLGVILWH, from the coding sequence ATGGAACGGTCGCTCCCGCAACCCGTCGCCGAGGCGTATCGCATCCTGCGGATGAACCTGGAGGCCCTGCGGCTGGAGCATCCGCTGCAGGCGCTCCTCCTGGCCCCCGCCTCCCCGGGGGAGGCGGCCGACGCCGTGGCGGCCCATCTGGCCATCGCCTTCGCCGAGGCCGGCCGCCAGACCCTCCTGGTGGACGCGGACCTGGAGCGCCCGGGGCTGCACCGGCGGTTCGGCCTTTCGCCTGCCTCCGGGCTGGCCGCCCTGATCGGCGAGGGGGGCGGATCCATCGACGCCAGCCTGATGGCCACGGGGGTCCCGGGGTTATGGCTGCTGCCGGCCGGCGCCGCGGAGCCGCCTCCGGCCGCCCTGCCGGCCCGGCGGGCGGGGGAGCTCGTGCAGGCCCTCCGGCGGCGGGCCGAGCGCATCCTGATCTGCGCGCCTGCGCCCCAGCGCTCCAGCCGGACCCTGGCTCTGGCGGAGCATTGTGACGGGGCCCTCCTGGTCGTCCGCGCCCGCCGCACCCATCGGGCCGATCTGCTCCGCGCCCGGGAGGCCCTGGAACGGCTCCACGTCCCGGTCCTCGGTGTGATCCTGTGGCATTGA
- a CDS encoding YveK family protein encodes MSLWDLIYILRRWGWLIPVLAGATALSAFVFSRLQTPVYRAVATIAVQPARPDFGQSQAAKTLLSSYVQIMSSTYGGGDLHQPSASRVIQALQLDMTPEQLKRNAIFSADERSLLIELEVRSYAPEVAQQIARTWAELFVEWRRTENQRLRQEDQIDALLVDQPVAGRFRPQTTFNVAAGAVLGLVLGGALALLAGWLELGAARASEQWLLLQHYLRLLRRRGWALVAFPVLAAGAAFVFSRLQTPVYRAVATIAVQPARPDFGQSQAAKTLLNSYLAILSSVYGGDHPDQPSARRVIQELGLTMAPEALRRNMSLSLDERSMVIRLEVRAPDGELAKRIAKRWAEQFVEWRRSENKKLRQEDRIDALLVDEPIYTRFRPQTRVNVAIGGLLGFALGLGVMFFQEGLENLRRWMAAPAAARLPGPIPGPTPRP; translated from the coding sequence ATGAGCCTGTGGGATCTGATCTACATCCTGCGCCGATGGGGCTGGCTGATCCCGGTCCTGGCCGGGGCCACCGCCTTAAGCGCCTTCGTCTTCAGCCGGTTGCAGACGCCGGTTTATCGGGCGGTGGCGACGATCGCCGTGCAGCCCGCCCGGCCGGACTTCGGCCAGAGCCAGGCGGCCAAAACCCTGCTCAGCAGCTACGTGCAGATCATGTCCAGCACCTACGGCGGGGGGGATCTCCACCAGCCCTCCGCCAGCCGCGTGATCCAGGCCCTGCAGCTGGACATGACGCCCGAGCAGCTGAAGCGGAACGCGATCTTCTCCGCCGATGAGCGCAGTCTGCTCATCGAGCTGGAGGTCCGCTCCTATGCCCCGGAGGTGGCCCAGCAGATCGCCCGCACGTGGGCGGAGTTGTTCGTGGAATGGCGGCGGACGGAGAACCAGCGGCTGCGCCAGGAGGATCAGATCGATGCCCTGCTGGTGGATCAGCCGGTCGCCGGCCGGTTCCGCCCGCAGACGACGTTCAACGTGGCGGCCGGAGCCGTGCTGGGGCTGGTGCTGGGCGGAGCCCTGGCCTTGCTGGCCGGATGGCTGGAGCTGGGGGCCGCCCGGGCCTCCGAACAGTGGCTGCTCCTCCAGCACTACCTCCGGCTGTTGCGTCGGCGGGGCTGGGCCCTGGTGGCCTTCCCCGTGCTGGCCGCCGGAGCCGCTTTCGTCTTCAGCCGGCTGCAGACGCCGGTTTACCGGGCGGTGGCGACCATCGCCGTGCAGCCCGCCCGGCCGGACTTCGGCCAGAGCCAGGCGGCCAAAACCCTGCTCAACAGCTACCTGGCGATCCTCTCCAGCGTCTACGGCGGCGACCATCCCGATCAGCCCTCGGCGCGCCGAGTGATCCAGGAGCTGGGGCTGACGATGGCCCCCGAAGCGCTGCGGCGGAACATGTCCCTCTCCCTGGACGAGCGCAGCATGGTGATCCGCCTGGAGGTCCGGGCCCCGGACGGCGAGCTGGCGAAGCGGATCGCCAAACGGTGGGCGGAGCAATTCGTGGAGTGGCGGCGGAGCGAGAACAAGAAGCTCCGCCAGGAGGACCGAATCGACGCCCTGCTGGTGGATGAGCCGATCTACACCCGGTTTCGGCCCCAGACGCGGGTGAACGTCGCCATCGGCGGGCTGCTGGGGTTCGCCCTCGGGCTGGGGGTGATGTTCTTCCAGGAAGGCCTGGAGAACCTGCGCCGGTGGATGGCGGCCCCGGCGGCCGCCCGCCTCCCTGGGCCGATCCCTGGCCCGACCCCCCGGCCATAG
- a CDS encoding YveK family protein, with protein MTLEDLARVLKRWGWLALIPTAIGVLAAALARPAPPAYQASIRFAVGVRPGGSADYDYDGYYRWLSSEYLAAAASAWMRSRDFAERVAAVLSAQGPALSAPAVQGAIATDYQRSLVVLYVTAPDPRTAEAIAQAAAWVAREEVGRVWPQAVGTGTLTPLDVPAASPTAPSLRARLEGLFRIALGLLLGLTLAFLADFTDPRIWDRRDVERLGLRVLGEIPKGGGIGAE; from the coding sequence ATGACCCTGGAAGATCTGGCCCGTGTCCTGAAACGCTGGGGATGGCTGGCCTTGATCCCGACGGCGATAGGGGTTCTGGCTGCGGCGTTGGCCCGGCCCGCCCCGCCGGCCTATCAGGCCTCCATCCGCTTCGCCGTGGGGGTTCGGCCGGGAGGGTCGGCCGACTATGATTACGACGGCTACTATCGGTGGCTGTCCAGTGAATACCTGGCCGCCGCCGCCTCGGCCTGGATGCGCAGCCGGGATTTCGCGGAACGGGTGGCGGCGGTCCTTTCCGCGCAAGGCCCCGCGCTCTCCGCGCCCGCCGTTCAGGGAGCGATCGCCACGGATTACCAGCGCTCCCTGGTGGTCCTGTATGTCACGGCTCCGGATCCCCGGACGGCCGAGGCCATCGCGCAGGCGGCGGCCTGGGTGGCCCGCGAGGAGGTGGGCCGGGTGTGGCCCCAGGCGGTGGGGACCGGGACCCTCACGCCGCTGGATGTGCCGGCGGCCTCGCCGACGGCTCCCTCCCTGCGCGCCCGCCTGGAGGGGCTCTTCCGGATCGCCCTGGGGCTCCTGCTGGGGCTGACCCTGGCGTTCCTGGCCGATTTCACCGATCCGCGGATCTGGGATCGCCGGGACGTGGAGCGGCTGGGCCTGCGGGTCCTGGGGGAGATCCCCAAGGGAGGAGGGATAGGCGCCGAATGA
- a CDS encoding glycosyltransferase, whose protein sequence is MRVALVHDWLNQMGGAEVVLEALKEIFPGAPIYTSIYDRHRMPARYREWEIRTTWLDALPFIHRHHQLYLPLYPMAFDALNLSDYDVVLSNKSGFCHGVVTGPSTVHVCYCLTPTRYVWGYEEYVARERLPRFLRGGLRPLIAALRLWDRLAADRVDLFIAISSEVARRIRKFYRRPSLLLHPPVEVSRFQPASQVEDYYLIVSRLVPYKRIDLAIQAFNRLGRPLVIVGDGRDRPRLEAMAGPTVTFRGRVSDAELAELYARCRAFIFPGVEDFGIAPVEAMAAGRPVVAFAAGGALDTVVEGVTGVFFREPTPESLAEAVRHLEELRFDPWDIRRYAERFDRRRFQEKIEEIVEAAWEAARRGQEVESTLLARFQDLTVALRSPVG, encoded by the coding sequence ATGCGCGTCGCGCTGGTCCATGACTGGCTGAATCAGATGGGCGGGGCGGAGGTGGTGCTGGAGGCCCTGAAGGAGATCTTCCCCGGGGCCCCCATCTACACCAGTATCTACGACCGCCACCGCATGCCGGCCCGCTACCGGGAGTGGGAGATCCGCACCACCTGGCTGGACGCCCTCCCCTTCATCCACCGCCATCATCAGCTCTATCTTCCCCTTTACCCCATGGCCTTCGACGCCCTCAACCTCTCGGATTACGATGTGGTGCTGTCGAACAAGAGCGGGTTCTGCCACGGGGTGGTCACTGGCCCCTCCACCGTCCACGTGTGCTATTGTCTGACCCCCACCCGTTACGTCTGGGGCTACGAGGAATACGTGGCCCGGGAGCGGCTGCCCCGCTTCCTCCGGGGCGGGTTGCGGCCGCTGATCGCCGCCCTGCGGCTCTGGGATCGCCTGGCCGCCGATCGGGTGGATCTCTTCATCGCCATCTCCTCGGAGGTGGCCCGGCGCATCCGCAAGTTCTACCGGCGTCCGTCCCTCCTCCTGCATCCTCCGGTGGAGGTGTCCCGCTTCCAGCCCGCCTCCCAGGTCGAAGACTACTACCTGATCGTCTCCCGGCTGGTCCCTTACAAGCGGATCGACCTGGCCATCCAGGCCTTCAACCGGCTGGGGCGGCCCCTGGTGATCGTCGGGGACGGTCGGGATCGGCCCCGGCTGGAGGCGATGGCGGGCCCGACCGTCACCTTCCGGGGGCGCGTCTCCGATGCGGAGCTGGCGGAGCTCTACGCCCGGTGCCGCGCGTTCATCTTCCCGGGGGTCGAGGACTTCGGGATCGCCCCGGTGGAGGCCATGGCGGCGGGACGGCCGGTGGTCGCCTTCGCCGCCGGCGGCGCCTTAGACACCGTGGTGGAGGGGGTGACCGGGGTGTTCTTCCGGGAACCCACCCCCGAGAGCCTGGCGGAGGCGGTCCGGCACCTGGAGGAGCTCCGCTTCGATCCCTGGGACATCCGCCGCTATGCCGAGCGGTTTGACAGGCGGAGGTTCCAGGAAAAAATAGAGGAAATTGTGGAAGCGGCGTGGGAAGCTGCCCGCCGGGGCCAGGAGGTGGAATCCACCCTGCTGGCCCGGTTTCAGGATCTCACCGTTGCGCTCCGGAGCCCTGTGGGATGA
- a CDS encoding ribonuclease HII has product MPGRKSASLPRPTLVEERAFWRQGYRRVAGLDEAGRGAWAGPVVAAAVILPPEPARLRAALAAVRDSKMLTPAEREALLPEILRVALAVGVGMAGPEEIDALGIVPATRLAMERALRALPIPAEALIVDALTLPVSLPQRVLVRADARCLSVAAASIVAKVTRDRWMVEADRLYPAYGFARHKGYGTPAHRRALRLHGPSPIHRRTFAPVHGLLFREGEEPSFCGDIRGG; this is encoded by the coding sequence ATGCCCGGCCGGAAATCCGCCTCCCTTCCGCGTCCGACCCTGGTTGAGGAGAGGGCCTTCTGGCGGCAGGGCTATCGAAGGGTCGCCGGCCTGGATGAGGCGGGCCGGGGCGCGTGGGCGGGGCCGGTGGTGGCCGCCGCGGTGATCCTCCCGCCGGAGCCGGCGCGTTTGCGCGCGGCGCTGGCCGCGGTGCGGGACTCCAAGATGCTGACCCCGGCGGAGCGGGAGGCGCTCTTGCCGGAGATCCTGCGGGTGGCCCTCGCGGTGGGGGTGGGGATGGCCGGACCGGAGGAGATCGACGCCCTGGGCATCGTCCCGGCCACCCGCCTGGCGATGGAGCGGGCGCTGCGGGCTCTTCCGATCCCCGCGGAGGCCCTGATCGTGGACGCCCTGACCCTGCCGGTCTCGCTCCCGCAGCGGGTTCTGGTGCGGGCGGACGCGCGCTGCCTCTCCGTGGCGGCCGCCTCCATCGTGGCCAAGGTGACGCGGGATCGGTGGATGGTGGAAGCGGATCGGCTCTACCCGGCCTACGGCTTCGCCCGGCACAAGGGCTACGGCACCCCGGCCCACCGGCGCGCCCTCCGCCTCCACGGCCCCAGCCCCATCCACCGCCGAACCTTCGCCCCGGTCCATGGCCTCCTCTTCCGCGAGGGGGAGGAACCGTCCTTCTGTGGGGACATTCGAGGCGGGTGA
- a CDS encoding dolichyl-phosphate beta-glucosyltransferase encodes MSEPFLSIIIPAHNEEGRLPRALEQIDRFLRAWDRSAEVIVVENGSTDRTAEIAEAFARDHPYVRLIREPRRGKGLAVRRGMLAARGRYRYICDADLSTPIEEVVKFLPPQLDGFDIAIGSREAPGARRIGEPLYRHVIGRVFNAIVRFLALPDFQDTQCGFKMFRAEVAEDLFRVQQLDGMSFDVEVLFIARQRGYRIVEVPVTWYFNPESRVRLFRDSLNMFRDLFRIRWNAWKGRYARPEIRLPSASDPG; translated from the coding sequence ATGAGCGAGCCCTTTCTTTCGATTATCATCCCCGCCCACAACGAGGAGGGCCGGCTCCCGCGGGCCCTGGAGCAGATCGATCGTTTCCTGCGGGCGTGGGACCGCTCCGCCGAGGTGATCGTGGTGGAGAACGGCAGCACGGATCGCACGGCGGAGATCGCCGAGGCCTTCGCCCGGGATCACCCCTACGTCCGTTTGATCCGGGAGCCCCGCCGGGGGAAGGGGCTGGCCGTCCGCCGGGGGATGCTGGCCGCCCGGGGCCGTTATCGCTATATCTGCGATGCCGACCTCTCCACCCCCATCGAGGAGGTGGTGAAGTTCCTCCCCCCGCAGCTGGATGGCTTCGACATCGCCATCGGGAGCCGGGAGGCCCCCGGTGCCCGCCGCATCGGCGAGCCCCTCTATCGCCATGTGATCGGACGGGTTTTCAATGCCATCGTCCGCTTCCTGGCCCTCCCGGACTTTCAGGACACCCAGTGCGGCTTCAAGATGTTCCGGGCCGAGGTGGCGGAGGATCTCTTCCGAGTCCAGCAGCTGGACGGCATGAGCTTCGACGTGGAGGTGCTCTTCATCGCGCGGCAGCGCGGCTATCGCATCGTGGAGGTCCCCGTGACCTGGTATTTCAACCCGGAGAGCCGGGTCCGGCTGTTCCGGGACAGCCTGAACATGTTCCGCGATCTGTTTCGGATCCGCTGGAATGCCTGGAAAGGCCGCTATGCCCGGCCGGAAATCCGCCTCCCTTCCGCGTCCGACCCTGGTTGA
- the mnmA gene encoding tRNA 2-thiouridine(34) synthase MnmA: MTRVVVAMSGGVDSSVAAALLVEQGYEVIGIMLRLWGEGESAGASTNRCCTLEDMELAYRVADHLGIPFYVLNVADFFKKTVVDFFIAEYLAGRTPNPCLRCNRFVRFDWLLRRALALGAEFLATGHYARVRQVDGRYQLLRGVDPRKDQSYVLAVLGQAELRHALFPVGEYTKEQVRELARRFGLPVAEKPESQDLCFLSDGDYRAFLRRHAPEALRPGPILDTRGRVLGEHQGLAFYTIGQRRGLGIAAGVPLYVVDLDPERNAVIVGTVEELGRRVALLEGLHFVSGEIPSEPFRATVKIRYRAREVPAWILPMPDRRAQVIFDEPMRDLTPGQAAVMYEGEVVLGLGIIVRAEREPPPEAMEAIAARAALL; this comes from the coding sequence ATGACCCGTGTGGTGGTGGCGATGAGCGGCGGCGTGGACAGCAGCGTCGCCGCCGCCCTGCTGGTGGAGCAGGGCTACGAGGTGATCGGCATCATGTTGCGTCTGTGGGGCGAGGGAGAGAGCGCCGGCGCCTCGACCAACCGCTGCTGCACCCTGGAGGACATGGAGCTGGCCTACCGGGTGGCCGACCATCTCGGCATCCCCTTCTACGTGCTCAACGTGGCCGATTTCTTCAAGAAGACGGTGGTGGATTTCTTCATCGCCGAATACCTGGCCGGCCGCACGCCGAACCCCTGCCTCCGGTGCAACCGCTTCGTCCGCTTCGATTGGCTGTTGCGGCGGGCCCTGGCCCTGGGAGCGGAGTTCCTGGCCACCGGCCACTACGCTCGGGTCCGCCAGGTCGATGGGCGCTACCAGCTCCTGCGGGGGGTGGATCCCCGCAAAGATCAGTCCTACGTGCTCGCCGTGCTGGGACAGGCGGAGCTGCGCCACGCCCTGTTCCCCGTGGGCGAATACACCAAGGAGCAGGTCCGGGAGCTGGCCCGCCGCTTCGGGCTCCCGGTGGCCGAGAAGCCGGAGAGCCAGGACCTGTGCTTCCTCTCGGACGGGGATTATCGGGCCTTCCTGCGCCGCCACGCCCCGGAGGCCCTCCGACCGGGCCCGATCCTGGACACCCGGGGTCGGGTTCTGGGGGAGCACCAGGGGCTGGCCTTCTACACCATCGGCCAGCGTCGCGGCCTCGGGATCGCCGCCGGGGTTCCCCTCTACGTGGTGGATCTGGATCCGGAGCGCAATGCGGTGATCGTGGGGACGGTGGAGGAGCTGGGCCGCCGCGTCGCCCTGCTGGAGGGCCTCCATTTCGTCAGCGGCGAGATTCCCTCGGAGCCCTTCCGAGCCACCGTCAAGATCCGGTATCGGGCCCGGGAGGTGCCCGCCTGGATCCTGCCCATGCCCGACCGCCGGGCGCAGGTGATCTTCGACGAGCCCATGCGGGACCTCACGCCCGGGCAGGCGGCGGTGATGTATGAGGGGGAGGTGGTGCTGGGTCTGGGGATCATCGTCCGCGCGGAGCGGGAGCCGCCTCCTGAGGCCATGGAGGCCATCGCCGCGCGCGCCGCCCTCCTGTGA
- a CDS encoding RNA-guided endonuclease InsQ/TnpB family protein: MRVMQAFRFELDPNQEARIALAKHVGAARFAYNWGLARCREALAHGERIPSAMDLHRMWNAWKRQHAPWWVEVSKCAPQEAFRDLERAIRNWRDGRASFPRFRRKKVLEDNGARLTGSIRVTPRHVQLPRIGKVRTKERTDRLVALLHDRKARILSATVSREADRWFVSLTCEVERLDPEPREARGPEDVVGIDVGLDSFAVLSDGTRIEAPKPLARALRLLKRRSKQLSRKQKRTVVEQDPETGEERKRTVFPRNYEKAALRLARLHRRVRNIRRDFLHKVTTELAKAKPVLVVEDLNVRGLARSPYLSRSISDVGWGSFRRMLEYKCRWYGSVLITAPWHFPSTRMCSRCGWIGPALPLSRRVFRCEACGLEMDRDLNAALNLRNYGLAVLKGPTGSSPGSDACGDPSGGGTASGRSTSHGSRKQEAAGHGFRPSG, from the coding sequence ATGCGGGTGATGCAGGCCTTTCGCTTTGAGCTGGACCCCAACCAGGAGGCCCGAATCGCCTTGGCGAAGCACGTGGGCGCCGCCCGCTTCGCCTACAACTGGGGCCTGGCCCGCTGCCGGGAGGCCCTGGCACACGGCGAGCGGATCCCATCCGCGATGGACCTCCACAGGATGTGGAACGCGTGGAAGCGGCAGCACGCCCCCTGGTGGGTGGAGGTGTCCAAGTGCGCCCCCCAGGAGGCCTTCCGGGACCTGGAGCGGGCTATCCGCAACTGGCGGGATGGTCGGGCCAGCTTTCCCCGCTTCCGGCGCAAGAAGGTCCTTGAGGACAACGGGGCGAGACTCACCGGCTCCATCCGGGTCACCCCCCGGCACGTCCAGCTTCCCCGCATCGGCAAGGTGCGCACCAAAGAGCGGACCGACAGGCTGGTCGCCCTCCTCCACGATCGGAAAGCCCGCATCCTTTCGGCCACGGTTTCCCGGGAGGCGGATCGCTGGTTTGTGAGCCTGACCTGCGAGGTGGAGCGCCTGGATCCCGAGCCCCGGGAGGCCCGGGGGCCGGAGGACGTGGTGGGCATCGATGTGGGGCTGGATTCGTTCGCCGTGCTCTCCGATGGCACGCGGATCGAGGCGCCGAAGCCGCTGGCGAGGGCTCTGCGGCTTTTGAAGCGCCGTTCGAAGCAGCTCTCCCGCAAGCAGAAGCGGACGGTGGTGGAGCAGGATCCGGAGACGGGGGAGGAGCGGAAGCGGACGGTTTTCCCCCGCAACTACGAGAAGGCCGCCCTGCGCTTGGCCCGATTGCACCGTCGGGTGCGGAACATCCGCCGGGACTTTCTCCACAAGGTCACCACCGAGCTGGCGAAAGCCAAGCCGGTTCTGGTGGTGGAGGATTTGAACGTGCGGGGCCTGGCGCGGAGCCCCTATCTTTCCCGGTCCATCTCGGATGTGGGGTGGGGGTCCTTCCGGCGGATGCTGGAATACAAGTGCCGCTGGTATGGGTCCGTATTGATTACGGCGCCGTGGCATTTTCCATCCACCCGGATGTGCTCGCGGTGCGGCTGGATTGGCCCGGCGCTGCCGCTGTCCCGGCGGGTCTTCCGTTGTGAAGCCTGCGGGCTGGAGATGGACCGGGATCTCAACGCGGCCCTCAACCTGCGAAACTATGGGCTGGCCGTCCTGAAAGGCCCTACCGGGAGTTCCCCGGGAAGTGACGCCTGTGGAGACCCCTCTGGCGGCGGAACGGCCTCTGGTCGGTCTACGAGCCACGGGTCGAGGAAGCAGGAAGCAGCCGGTCATGGGTTTCGCCCCTCGGGGTGA
- a CDS encoding Uma2 family endonuclease: MRVERIQGALEDVHYPEGDGRPVAETEIHRDNLFNLLFALRHFFEHRPDVVVSGNLLIYYVEGNPRAVVVPDLFVVFGIPRRPRRIYKVWEEGKGPDVVIELTSASTRWEDLGSKKGLYEALGVASSCRFYYHRFRP; encoded by the coding sequence ATGCGCGTGGAGCGGATTCAGGGGGCGCTGGAAGACGTTCATTACCCGGAGGGGGATGGGCGGCCGGTGGCGGAGACGGAGATCCATCGGGACAACCTGTTCAACCTCCTCTTTGCCCTTCGTCACTTTTTTGAACATCGCCCGGATGTGGTGGTCAGCGGCAACCTGCTGATCTACTACGTGGAAGGGAACCCGCGGGCTGTGGTGGTGCCGGACCTCTTTGTGGTCTTCGGGATCCCGCGTCGGCCCCGTCGGATCTATAAAGTGTGGGAGGAAGGCAAAGGTCCCGATGTGGTGATCGAGCTGACCTCGGCCTCCACTCGCTGGGAAGATCTGGGGTCCAAGAAAGGCCTCTACGAGGCCCTGGGGGTTGCCAGCAGCTGCCGTTTTTATTATCATCGATTTCGGCCATGA
- a CDS encoding DUF2283 domain-containing protein has translation MAMKEIEIYLDLLPYIRETPQQTIQLSYDAEADVLYVSFGDPLPATESELTDEDIIVRYREGRVIGYTILHASRRGFLRGE, from the coding sequence ATGGCCATGAAAGAGATAGAGATTTATCTCGATCTATTGCCCTACATCCGGGAGACTCCGCAGCAAACAATCCAGCTCTCGTATGATGCAGAGGCGGATGTGTTGTATGTGAGTTTCGGCGATCCTCTTCCGGCTACCGAGAGCGAGCTGACGGATGAGGATATCATCGTTCGTTATCGCGAGGGACGTGTGATCGGTTACACCATCCTTCATGCCAGCCGAAGGGGCTTCCTCCGGGGGGAATAA
- a CDS encoding cysteine desulfurase family protein: MGMRWIYLDHSATTPVDPRVVEAMQPYFTEIYGNSASIHRFGRAAARALEESRRTVAEILGCHPTEVVFTGSGTESDNLALRGVAFAQRRAGRGHHLIVSSVEHHAVLNTARQLEEVFGFEVTYLPVDEYGMVDPDEVGRAIRKDTILISVMYANNEVGTIQPIAEIARIARARGIPFHTDAVQAGGMLDLDVNRLGVDLMTLSAHKFYGPKGVGVLYIRQGTPYLPVITGGGHERGRRAGTVNVAGIVGLATALRLAQESRESENARLRRLRDRLIQGILERVPEARLTGHPTERLPHHASFVFRGINGEELLLALDVEGIAASTGSACTSGRPEPSEVLLAMGLPHEWAVGSLRLTLGKSNTEEDIETVLEVLPRAVARLREMQAIEV, encoded by the coding sequence ATGGGGATGCGGTGGATCTATCTCGATCATTCCGCCACCACGCCGGTGGATCCTCGGGTGGTGGAGGCAATGCAGCCCTATTTCACCGAGATCTACGGCAACTCGGCGTCCATCCATCGCTTCGGCCGGGCGGCGGCCAGGGCCCTGGAGGAGAGCCGCCGGACGGTCGCGGAGATCCTGGGTTGTCATCCCACCGAGGTCGTGTTCACCGGGTCGGGGACCGAGAGCGACAACCTGGCCCTGCGGGGGGTGGCGTTCGCCCAGCGCCGGGCCGGCCGGGGCCATCATCTCATCGTCTCCTCCGTGGAGCATCATGCCGTGCTCAACACCGCCCGCCAGCTGGAGGAGGTCTTCGGCTTCGAGGTCACCTACCTGCCGGTGGATGAATACGGCATGGTGGACCCCGATGAGGTGGGGCGGGCGATCCGCAAGGACACCATCCTGATCAGCGTGATGTATGCCAACAACGAGGTGGGCACCATCCAGCCCATCGCCGAGATCGCCCGCATCGCCCGGGCCCGAGGGATCCCCTTCCACACCGATGCGGTCCAGGCGGGGGGGATGTTGGACCTGGACGTGAACCGGCTGGGGGTGGATCTGATGACCCTGTCGGCCCACAAGTTCTACGGCCCGAAAGGGGTGGGAGTGCTCTACATCCGCCAGGGGACGCCGTATCTGCCGGTCATTACCGGGGGCGGGCACGAGCGGGGCCGCCGGGCCGGCACGGTGAACGTAGCCGGGATCGTGGGGCTGGCCACGGCCCTGCGCCTGGCCCAGGAGAGCCGAGAGAGCGAGAACGCCCGGCTGCGGCGGCTGCGGGACCGCCTGATCCAGGGGATCCTGGAGCGGGTGCCGGAGGCGCGCCTGACCGGCCATCCCACCGAGCGCTTGCCCCATCACGCCAGCTTCGTGTTCCGGGGCATCAACGGCGAGGAGCTCCTGCTGGCTCTGGATGTGGAGGGGATCGCCGCCAGCACCGGCTCCGCCTGCACCAGCGGCCGGCCCGAGCCTTCGGAGGTGCTGCTGGCGATGGGCCTGCCCCACGAGTGGGCTGTCGGCTCCTTACGGCTCACCCTGGGCAAGTCCAACACCGAGGAGGACATCGAGACCGTCCTGGAGGTGCTGCCCCGGGCCGTCGCCCGCCTGCGGGAGATGCAGGCCATAGAGGTGTGA